The region GGAAGAACGTGTTTTACGTTCTTCTGGAAGACCAGTCATTTTTACCTTAACAGGGGAAATGACAGATAAAGAAGGGCTACTTAAAGAAGGAAATAGGAGTGAGTCTTTTGAGGTCAGTTTTGATAACTTAGTGGGAGCAAAAGACTCATTAAAAATGGTAATCCAACAAGCAAAAGCCGCTATTTTATACCCGCCTCGCGGCTTACATACGATTATTTTTGGCCAAACAGGGACAGGTAAGTCGTTGTTTGCTGAATGTATGTATCGTTTTGCGATTACTTCTGAATCTTTAGAAAAAGGCGCCCCCTTTGTCTCTTTTAACTGTGCTGATTACGCTCAAAACCCCCAACTTTTATTCGCTCATATTTTTGGTGTGAAAAAAGGCGCTTATACTGGAGCAAATGAAGACCGAGAGGGGCTAATGGCAAAGGCTAATGGCGGGATTTTATTTTTAGATGAGATTCATCGTCTGCCTCCAGAAGGCCAGGAAATGTTATTTACCTTTATTGATAAAGGCGTTTATCGTCCCTTAGGCGAAAGTACTAAAACTTATGAAGCCTCTGTCCAAATTATTGGAGCGACAACTGAGTCTTCTGCAACCTTTTTAAGTACCTTTACTCGTCGTATACCTATGTCTGTGACGTTACCTAGTTTAAAAGATCGGACGATTGATGAGCGTTATGAGATCGTGACACGCTTTATTAAAGAGGAAGCGAATCGCTTAAAGCAACGCATTATTGTGGAGCGAGATGTCGTGCTGGCTTATATGTTATATAATGCAGAAGGCAATATTGGGCAAGTTAAACGTGATTTGAAGCTTGTCTGTGCCAAAGCTTTTTTGCATTATCGTACCCATGAAGAAGAACATTTAACCATTAGACAACAAGAATTACCTTTAAATGTTCAAAAAGGTTTGTTGAAAATTAAAGAGTTACCAGAGAGAATTGATCGTTTCATTGACAAAAATAGTCACTACTTAACCTTTGATCCAGGCGCTAAAGATGTGGTTTGGTCACTTGATCCAGCACGGGATATGGCTGTTTACAATGCTATTGAAGAGCGTGTCTCTAATTTATCTCAAAGTTCTGATTTGGATAATACCGATCTAGCAGAGTTGATTGAATTGGATGTGGACAAATATTTTGAAACCTATGTCGATGAATTGGCACGCAACGATGTTCATCGTGAGCTGATTTCAGATGAGTTATGGGATCTGACTGATCGCTTATATGATATTGCGGAAGAACGTCTTGAACGTAGTTATAATCAAAAAGCTAGGTTTACCTTTGCTCTGCACCTACAAGGCACGTTAGAACGAATTAGAAAAGAGCGTAGTATCATTCATCCTAACCTTAATGAAATCAGAATTAATTACAAAAAAGAATTTCAAATAGCCCTAGATCTATCATCTTTAATAGAAGAAGAGTTTGCTATTGAGATTCCTTTTGATGAAATTGGCTTTATTACAATGTTCTTGTCTTTAGATATTAGTGAGCGTCAGTCTGCTCCTGAAAGCCAAGTTTCGGTTGTTGTTTTGATGCATGGCAAGTCAACTGCTTCCAGTATGTTAGAAGCAGTGCA is a window of Vagococcus intermedius DNA encoding:
- a CDS encoding sigma 54-interacting transcriptional regulator, with translation MSNRKEQIIKLLEKHPKGLAAAEVAEEMSLDRTNVSRYLNDLAKEERVLRSSGRPVIFTLTGEMTDKEGLLKEGNRSESFEVSFDNLVGAKDSLKMVIQQAKAAILYPPRGLHTIIFGQTGTGKSLFAECMYRFAITSESLEKGAPFVSFNCADYAQNPQLLFAHIFGVKKGAYTGANEDREGLMAKANGGILFLDEIHRLPPEGQEMLFTFIDKGVYRPLGESTKTYEASVQIIGATTESSATFLSTFTRRIPMSVTLPSLKDRTIDERYEIVTRFIKEEANRLKQRIIVERDVVLAYMLYNAEGNIGQVKRDLKLVCAKAFLHYRTHEEEHLTIRQQELPLNVQKGLLKIKELPERIDRFIDKNSHYLTFDPGAKDVVWSLDPARDMAVYNAIEERVSNLSQSSDLDNTDLAELIELDVDKYFETYVDELARNDVHRELISDELWDLTDRLYDIAEERLERSYNQKARFTFALHLQGTLERIRKERSIIHPNLNEIRINYKKEFQIALDLSSLIEEEFAIEIPFDEIGFITMFLSLDISERQSAPESQVSVVVLMHGKSTASSMLEAVQELLGTETGHAFNMPLTMEVQDMYDELKNYVLAHRDEMTSGMLLLTDMGSLNTFGNMIFEETGVRTKAISMVSTMIVLEAVRMASIGRSLEDIYQNIQMSLENIVRNEFRPPRDLQKAIIVTCFTGEGVAKKLYERIVPVVNTQVVEIIQLQFLERESFKQHIDELIKEYEIMAIVGTVEIEYQNIPFFTAFDIFDNDKLNILKRIVAEEVPMEQMVSSLEGTIRSVPSVEELLTVLQKMVSQIQTDLKIVVEPGVDAGMLIHLAFLVEALKTKQEPRKFPDIEEFKASHRIEMTTVRSNLMALEKQYDLLLPESEIAYLTQMMIENRIDKEFINTH